The following proteins are encoded in a genomic region of Oncorhynchus keta strain PuntledgeMale-10-30-2019 chromosome 6, Oket_V2, whole genome shotgun sequence:
- the LOC118384916 gene encoding claudin-4-like — MRRSQGDSILMGMDFVFTMEVVGIALGVIGLKLTIVVCALPTWIVTTIIRANVANREVVTHGLWMSCVTQGKGQTQCEVYNSMWDLPYCIQPVKAMILTAIILGVLGVTISMVGAKCTYCIKDETSQTKLIIIAGILFILDGILILSTLFMVTITVQINCFRQYKGNFELGNSLYFGWVAAVLLLIGGFILCINVGVFGWMMGIFGWIVSLMPCCISVLLIFIFHVFPEPRYRDTWMLLMTTSISSLLGALGMMGSIFGTRCCNCIKSNRTRVKARFIVGIFFILAGILQYTTVFLNYYLTHNLPEYWRGLLISFAEHSRWAASLLLIGGTILCCSTLKKKPDSTTTKSISH; from the coding sequence ATGAGACGCAGTCAGGGAGACAGCATTTTGATGGGAATGGATTTCGTGTTTACCATGGAGGTCGTGGGCATCGCCCTGGGAGTCATAGGATTAAAACTTACCATCGTGGTCTGTGCTCTCCCCACCTGGATAGTGACAACCATCATACGGGCTAATGTTGCCAACAGAGAGGTGGTAACGCACGGCCTGTGGATGAGCTGTGTGACCCAAGGcaagggacagacacagtgtgAGGTGTACAACTCCATGTGGGACTTGCCATATTGTATACAGCCTGTCAAAGCCATGATCCTCACTGCCATCATCCTGGGGGTTCTGGGGGTCACAATCTCCATGGTCGGAGCAAAGTGCACCTACTGCATCAAAGATGAAACGTCTCAGACTAAGTTGATAATCATCGCTGGAATTCTTTTCATCCTGGACGGAATTCTCATCCTCAGCACCTTATTCATGGTAACAATAACCGTCCAAATCAACTGCTTCAGACAGTACAAAGGAAACTTTGAGTTGGGGAACTCGCTGTACTTTGGCTGGGTGGCGGCCGTCCTGCTCCTTATTGGAGGGTTCATACTGTGCATCAATGTGGGAGTCTTTGGATGGATGATGGGAATCTTTGGATGGATAGTCTCCCTCATGCCCTGTTGTATCTCTGTATTGTTAATATTTATATTCCATGTTTTTCCTGAGCCCCGCTATAGGGACACATGGATGCTTCTGATGAcaacctccatctcctccctcctgggAGCTCTAGGAATGATGGGGTCCATCTTTGGGACCAGGTGCTGTAACTGCATCAAGAGTAACAGGACAAGGGTCAAGGCCAGGTTCATTGTTGGAATATTCTTCATCCTGGCTGGTATCCTGCAATACACCACTGTCTTCTTGAACTATTACTTGACACATAACCTTCCAGAATACTGGAGGGGGCTTTTGATATCTTTTGCTGAACAC